In the Tetrapisispora phaffii CBS 4417 chromosome 7, complete genome genome, one interval contains:
- the TPHA0G01850 gene encoding telomere repeat binding factor family protein (similar to Saccharomyces cerevisiae TBF1 (YPL128C); ancestral locus Anc_8.630), with translation MYVDDKNSNDVSFSQISNLLPYYTDLSLTVLATLENISTILLRYILLNTLTPHSIVNLIQNQDLNLQVDDNIDSGGVLDNTTFQKLLSLFKELMCLFENRSPDNSFTITVHDVTGGLWVPNQSIAHIIKDDRQFIVKTVKQINLLKYLLIALGCYDDLGIDVLENMFFDVFCSQSYFNKRTSLFKNKNYEAPVNNKKDILADDQTRKFLKTHGVLLLELKTQALVLTLDEIRNGSSSITKNRMSQVLEKIFPNDEMNVRKKEMSPAESEFIEKCIHRKNSLFKFTNFETLTEHYSWKEFIKSLLSFCNKNIGTIILGRAGRGVNPLFDYKLENFNPKLLQCGEPVIPFKSEDDGIEQDLHIKREELHQPKNEAENVNEVGNIVKMEGNSTAIFSMNIPNSESQTTATKKKANVLRNKAAVSPKRTQMTSKELVDVALVASAQNGVKKLKPKKNWTKREEDVLKMGLQELGPLWSSILALYGPGGKVNEVLKNRTQVQLKDKARNWKLKYLKINEDLPDYLLKVTGKIKK, from the coding sequence atgtatGTGGATGATAAGAACTCTAATGATGTTTCATTTTCccaaatatcaaatttattaccaTATTATACGGATTTATCTTTGACTGTATTGGCGACattggaaaatatttcaactATTCTACTTAGATATATTCTATTAAATACGTTAACACCTCATTCGATAGTTAATTTAATACAAAATCAAGATTTGAATTTACAAGTAGATGATAATATAGACTCGGGTGGTGTGTTAGATAACACAACTTTCCAAAAGTTATTGTCACTTTTCAAGGAATTAATGTGTCTATTTGAAAACAGAAGTCCGGATAATTCATTCACAATTACGGTCCATGATGTTACTGGAGGTCTCTGGGTTCCAAATCAGTCAATAGCACATATTATAAAAGACGATAGACAGTTTATTGTGAAGACTGtcaaacaaataaatttattaaaatatttattgattgCATTAGGTTGTTATGATGATCTTGGAATTGATGTTTTAGAAAACATGTTTTTTGATGTATTTTGTTCTCAATCATACTTTAACAAGAGAACCagtttatttaaaaataaaaattatgagGCTCctgttaataataaaaaggaTATTCTAGCAGATGACCAAACaagaaaatttttgaagACACACGGGGTATTACTTTTGGAACTAAAAACACAAGCATTAGTATTGACGTTAGATGAAATTAGAAATGGGAGTAGTAGCATTACAAAAAATAGAATGTCACAGGTTctagaaaaaatatttcctAACGATGAAATGAATGttagaaaaaaagaaatgtcACCAGCTGAATCTGAATTTATAGAAAAATGCATCCATCGTAAGAATTCtctttttaaatttactaattttgaaacattgACTGAACACTATAGTTGGAaagaatttataaaaagtCTATTGAGTTTTTGTAACAAGAATATTGGAACAATAATACTGGGAAGAGCAGGTCGCGGTGTGAATcctttatttgattataaaCTAGAGAATTTTAATCCTAAATTATTGCAATGTGGGGAACCTGTTATTCCATTCAAATCCGAAGATGACGGAATTGAACAGGATTTGCATATCAAAAGAGAAGAATTGCATCAGCCTAAGAATGAAGCAGAAAATGTGAATGAAGTGGGTAATATAGTTAAAATGGAAGGAAATAGTACAGccattttttcaatgaacATTCCTAATTCTGAATCACAAACTACTGctacaaagaaaaaagcAAATGTTCTAAGAAATAAGGCAGCTGTGTCACCTAAGAGAACTCAGATGACTTCTAAAGAACTGGTTGACGTAGCACTTGTTGCCTCTGCCCAAAATGgtgttaaaaaattgaagccaaagaaaaattggACAAAGAGAGAAGAAGACGTTTTAAAAATGGGTTTACAAGAGTTAGGACCACTTTGGTCCAGTATATTAGCTTTATACGGACCAGGTGGTAAAGTAAACgaagttttaaaaaatcGAACACAAGttcaattgaaagataAAGCTCGTAAttggaaattaaaatatttaaagattaaTGAAGATTTACCGGATTATTTACTCAAAGTCACAggtaaaattaaaaaataa
- the MGM1 gene encoding dynamin-related GTPase MGM1 (similar to Saccharomyces cerevisiae MGM1 (YOR211C); ancestral locus Anc_8.628), with translation MIPFLNRTTQKNSSLILNYSKCYRKLLSSQSILTNQLSSRNLITYGKRQSVLHNRSVYLVNSEVINVKRFVSTFVPKLITRVIKVPAYIGGLFAATGSYIAYKVEGLKENEYLSNLRDFFNDMLSNPDGSQNGNNNNNDNNTGSSVAMSTGIIASTQNDEDDSEDDDLLDEVDNTNDVMLNLTKQMIEIRSILNRIDTNSSHLTLPSIVVIGSQSSGKSSVLESIVGKQFLPKGSNMVTRRPIELTLVNTPNSKETTADFPSLRIYNLTDFQEVERLLVDANLSVPIRDAISEEPIQLTIKSPNVPDLSLVDLPGYIQIEAADQPIELKSKILKVCDNYLQAPNIILAISSADVDLANSSALMASKKVDPTGSRTIGVITKLDLVDTETAKAILNNKKYPLKMGYVGVITKSMNNKKSSLFEYSKSGKDKNLLSQSKQNATKQFERSYFAEHKDAFKNCQVSTKKLREKLIKILEISMSDALEPTSKLIQQSLDDTAYHFKVEFNDRQLTAKSYLLNNVDIFKLAIKQFQENFNRAEPTSILKADLDQNVLDFLATRYWKDENLSELSSNDISENEMLYWHKKLDLASSSLTKIGIGRKSTTLITNAILRELNNILDNSQLKNHDLIKDLVTDTAATVLNSKYYTTTDQVENCIKPFKYEIDIEERDWIISREHAVNLLKEELKQCNEKYQTIRNAIGSRKLQHVISYLQKHKPSDNKETLGMSKLLLERGAEAMFLEKRSKVLNFRLKLLRTKCNSTSEKDKCPEIFLDAVSDKLTSTAVLFLNVELLSDFFYNFPIELDRKLNLLTNEQIELFAKEDPKISRHIELQKRKELLELALSKIDSLLVFRKSYKGMAKRNYRD, from the coding sequence ATGATACCTTTTTTAAATAGAACTActcaaaaaaattcaagtCTAATTTTAAACTATAGTAAATGTTATAGAAAGTTACTATCAAGTCAATCCATATTGACTAATCAATTGAGTTCAAGAAATCTTATAACATATGGAAAACGTCAATCAGTCCTACATAATAGAAGCGTTTATCTAGTGAACTCCGAGGTTATCAATGTGAAAAGGTTTGTTTCTACTTTTGTTccaaaattaataacaaGGGTAATAAAAGTACCAGCTTACATTGGCGGGTTATTTGCTGCTACAGGAAGTTACATAGCATACAAAGTGGAAggtttaaaagaaaatgaatatttaagtAACTTACGAGACTTTTTCAATGATATGTTATCTAATCCAGATGGAAGTCAGAACggtaataataacaataatgacaataataCAGGCAGTTCTGTTGCTATGAGCACTGGGATAATTGCTTCCACACAAAATGATGAAGACGATAGCGAAGACGACGATTTATTAGATGAGGTAGATAACACTAATGATGTCATGTTGAATTTAACAAAACAGATGATAGAAATAAGATCAATATTAAATAGAATTGATACTAATTCAAGCCATTTAACATTACCATCAATCGTTGTTATTGGTTCACAATCTTCTGGTAAATCTTCTGTATTAGAATCAATCGTTGGAAAACAGTTTCTACCGAAAGGTTCCAATATGGTAACGAGAAGACCAATCGAATTAACTTTAGTAAATACCccaaattcaaaagagaCAACGGCTGATTTCCCATCATTAAGGATCTATAACTTAACTGATTTTCAAGAAGTTGAGAGGTTACTAGTAGATGCTAATTTAAGCGTTCCAATACGCGATGCAATTTCAGAAGAGCCAATTCAACTAACAATCAAATCTCCAAACGTACCAGATTTGTCATTGGTTGATTTACCAGGTTATATTCAAATCGAAGCTGCTGATCAACCAATAGAATTGAAATcgaaaattttgaaagtaTGTGATAATTATTTGCAAGCACCAAACATTATATTAGCTATCTCGTCTGCAGATGTTGATTTAGCAAATAGTTCTGCGCTAATGGCTTCCAAAAAGGTAGACCCAACTGGCTCTAGAACCATAGGTGTTATTACAAAATTGGATTTAGTGGATACAGAAACTGCAAAAGCCATTctaaataacaaaaaatacCCACTTAAAATGGGATATGTCGGTGTTATTACAAAATCCATGAATAACAAAAAATCATCactttttgaatattcaaaatcaggcaaagataaaaatttacTAAGTCAGTCGAAGCAAAATGCAACGAAACAATTTGAGAGAAGTTACTTTGCCGAACATAAGGATGCTTTCAAAAATTGCCAAGTTTCAACCAAAAAACTAAGAGAAAAActaatcaaaatattagaaatatcTATGTCAGATGCATTGGAACCAACTTCCAAATTAATCCAACAAAGCTTAGACGATACAGCTTACCATTTCAAAGTAGAGTTTAACGATAGACAATTGACAGCTAAGtcatatttattgaataatgttgacatttttaaattagcAATAAAGCAATTCCaagaaaatttcaatagagCTGAGCCTACTTCCATTTTAAAAGCTGATCTAGATCAAAATGTGCTAGATTTCCTAGCAACAAGATATTGGaaagatgaaaatttatCCGAACTTTCGAGTAATGACATTagtgaaaatgaaatgttATATTGGCATAAGAAACTTGATCTTGCCTCTTCAAGTCTTACAAAAATTGGTATCGGTAGAAAATCTACAACATTGATCACTAATGCTATTTTAAGGGAGCTAAATAATATACTCGATAATTCTCAACTGAAAAATCACGATTTGATTAAAGATTTAGTGACTGATACAGCAGCTACTGTATTAAATAGTAAATATTACACTACTACAGATCAAGTAGAAAATTGTATCAAAccatttaaatatgaaattgatattgaagaaagagaTTGGATTATCTCAAGAGAACATGCCGTTAATTTGCTAAAGgaagaattaaaacaatGTAACGAAAAATACCAAACTATTAGAAATGCAATTGGGAGTAGAAAGCTTCAACATGTAATATCTTATTTACAAAAGCATAAACCATCAGACAATAAAGAAACATTAGGTATGTCGAAACTTCTACTTGAAAGAGGTGCAGAAGCAATGTTTCTAGAAAAAAGGTCTAAAGTTCTAAATTTtagattaaaattattaagaaCCAAATGTAATTCTACATCCGAAAAAGATAAATGTCCAGAGATTTTTCTAGATGCAGTTAGCGATAAGCTAACATCTACTGCAGTATTATTTCTAAACGTTGAGTTGCTAAGTGACtttttttacaattttccaattgaattagatagaaaattaaatctGTTAACTAATGAGCAAATTGAACTGTTTGCAAAGGAGGATCCAAAAATTTCCAGGCACATAGAATTACAGAAAAGGAAAGAGTTGTTAGAGTTAGCTTTAAGCAAGATTGATTCACTTCTTGTCTTTAGAAAAAGTTATAAAGGTATGGCAAAGCGCAATTACCGtgattaa
- the HHO1 gene encoding histone H1 (similar to Saccharomyces cerevisiae HHO1 (YPL127C); ancestral locus Anc_8.629) has translation MAPKAVTKNTETSSKSYKDLITEALISLNDTKKGSSRSALKKYIEQNYASIYSSSSFDHHFNNAIKKGVETKDFAQPKGPSGSVKLVKKTDTAAKKIIKKKAAPAKKATPVKKAVSTKKVAPKPKAKVTTAKKAASPKSTDALTYKDMISNGIKNLNNGKGASRSALKTFIKDTYFQKKTTIKQLH, from the coding sequence ATGGCTCCAAAGGCAGTTACCAAAAACACAGAAACTTCTTCTAAAAGTTACAAAGATTTAATCACAGAAGCATTAATCTCATTAAATGATACTAAAAAAGGTTCTTCTAGAAGTGCACTAAAAAAGTACATTGAGCAAAACTATGCCAGTATTTACAGCTCTTCAAGCTTTGACCACCATTTCAACAATGCCATTAAGAAAGGTGTTGAAACTAAAGATTTTGCTCAACCAAAAGGTCCATCTGGTTCTGTTAAATTAGTCAAGAAAACTGACACTGCTGctaaaaagataataaaaaagaaggCTGCTCCAGCTAAGAAGGCTACTCCAGTTAAGAAGGCTGTTTCTACTAAGAAGGTTGCTCCAAAGCCAAAAGCTAAGGTTACTACCGCTAAAAAGGCTGCTTCTCCAAAGTCTACTGATGCTTTAACTTACAAAGATATGATTAGTAACGGTATTAAAAATCTAAATAATGGTAAAGGTGCTTCTCGTTCTGCCTTAAAGACATTCATCAAAGATACatatttccaaaaaaaaaCTACTATCAAGCAACTTCACTAG
- the TPHA0G01830 gene encoding uncharacterized protein (similar to Saccharomyces cerevisiae TAF14 (YPL129W); ancestral locus Anc_8.633), whose amino-acid sequence MRKWSIEIVLLNEEGNEVPATIFDKVIYHLHPTFANPNRTFTEVPFKIEEQGWGGFPLDISVVLLEKAGERKITHDLNFLQETYQVDHVIQIPLNKPVLIAESAKSGPVEDTSTKRKATTASEVKPKKAKTASTSTIKGNVDLEKLAFGLTKLNEDDLVGVVQMVTDNRSDEMNVTNNLEDGEFIIDLYSLPDGLLKSLWDYVKKNTD is encoded by the coding sequence ATGCGTAAATGGAGCATTGAAAtagtattattaaatgaagaagGCAATGAAGTTCCAGCAACAATATTTGACAAAGTTATTTACCATCTACATCCAACATTTGCTAATCCCAACAGGACTTTTACTGAAGTCCCATTTAAAATCGAAGAACAAGGTTGGGGTGGGTTTCCTCTAGATATATCTGTTGTACTTTTAGAAAAAGCTGGggaaagaaaaattactCATGATCTAAATTTTCTGCAGGAAACTTACCAGGTAGACCACGTTATACAGATACCATTGAATAAACCTGTTTTAATAGCTGAATCAGCTAAAAGTGGACCAGTAGAAGACACAAGCACCAAGCGTAAGGCCACTACTGCTAGCGAAGTCAAACCTAAAAAAGCCAAAACTGCTAGTACATCGACTATTAAAGGTAATGTCGATTTGGAGAAACTTGCATTTGGGTTAActaaattaaatgaagatgatttgGTCGGCGTTGTTCAAATGGTAACTGACAACCGTTCGGATGAAATGAACGTCACCAATAATCTTGAAGATGGAGAATTcattattgatttatataGTCTTCCTGATGGTCTATTAAAAAGTCTATGGGATTACGTGAAAAAGAACACTGATTAA
- the STE4 gene encoding G protein subunit beta (similar to Saccharomyces cerevisiae STE4 (YOR212W); ancestral locus Anc_8.631) — protein sequence MERKTDITTAENIFEPMALLEDSLPNVIPQTLVIPDISMMEEEIRERIELARQETKHLSSQIDKVKNKYRDSDLFQMSNRVSSINASKLNLSPTISLKGHNNKITDLSWNSDSKSILSASQDGFMIVWDAETGLKRNAIPLDSQWVLSCALSPSGKLAASAGLNNNCTIYRVSEHERVNQSIVSIFKGHTCYISDVEFYGDSNVITASGDMTCALWDIPKARRVLEYTDHLGDILALALPPERSNKTNMFATGGSDSYVHIWDTRAPSSVQKFYISNSDVNTVKFYNDGNAIVSGSDDGIIRLYDLRADCKIADYSLAKSLSDLPYPQSAFSSKSKNVTTPISSQGSTETLNSLYDAQGILDLDFSYSGRLMYACYPDVGVIAWDILKAEIIGKLEGHSNRITKIRTSPDGLAVCTGSWDTTMKIWSPNYM from the coding sequence ATGGAACGAAAAACTGACATTACAACAgcagaaaatatatttgaaccTATGGCTCTGCTTGAAGACTCTTTACCAAATGTTATTCCTCAAACTTTGGTAATACCAGATATATCGATGATGGAAGAAGAGATTCGAGAAAGAATTGAATTAGCGAGACAAGAGACTAAACATCTCTCCAGTCAAATTGATAAAGTAAAGAACAAATACCGAGACTCagatttatttcaaatgtCAAACCGAGTGTCTTCCATAAACGCTAgtaaattgaatttaagCCCAACAATCTCGTTAAAAGgtcataataataaaataacagATTTAAGTTGGAATTCAGATTCTAAAAGTATACTAAGTGCTAGTCAAGATGGCTTCATGATTGTTTGGGATGCAGAGACGGGTTTAAAGAGAAATGCAATTCCTCTAGATTCTCAATGGGTATTGAGTTGTGCATTATCACCATCCGGTAAATTAGCAGCAAGTGCTggtttgaataataattgtaCAATTTATCGTGTATCCGAACATGAACGGGTTAATCAAAGTATTGTCTCCATTTTCAAAGGCCATACTTGTTATATTTCAGATGTCGAATTTTATGGTGATTCAAATGTAATAACAGCTAGTGGTGATATGACATGTGCCTTATGGGATATTCCAAAGGCAAGAAGAGTACTTGAATATACAGATCATTTGGGTGATATTTTAGCATTAGCTTTACCCCCAGAAAGGTCAAACAAGACTAATATGTTTGCAACAGGTGGGTCAGATAGTTATGTTCACATATGGGATACAAGAGCACCTTCTTCAGTGCAGAAATTCTATATCAGTAATAGCGACGTAAATACGgtcaaattttataatgatGGTAATGCAATAGTAAGTGGCAGTGATGACGGTATCATTAGGTTATATGATCTGCGTGCAGATTGTAAGATTGCAGACTATTCATTAGCAAAAAGTTTAAGTGATCTTCCTTACCCACAAAGtgcattttcttcaaaatctaAAAATGTTACAACACCCATATCATCTCAAGGGTCTACGGAAACATTAAACTCATTATATGACGCGCAAGGTATATTGGATCTTGATTTCAGCTATTCGGGTAGGTTGATGTATGCTTGTTATCCAGATGTTGGCGTCATCGCATGGGATATCTTGAAGGCAGAAATTATAGGTAAATTAGAAGGTCATTCAAAtagaattacaaaaataagAACCAGTCCAGACGGTTTAGCCGTGTGCACGGGATCCTGGGATACTACTATGAAAATTTGGTCGCCTAATTATATGTGA
- the NAN1 gene encoding Nan1p (similar to Saccharomyces cerevisiae NAN1 (YPL126W); ancestral locus Anc_8.626), with translation MSSNVYQQYKLSVVSGGKPIVPHIFNSSSSKKSVTCLTHNELDYIVPFNNQIKIYSIETRQCIKNLKFANNETLSQIFSGQDDNFVVDIKLNNLLKNQTENSIDESNKIITIFSNHGYIFAVNYKGKMIEKPENIKLSLEEDEEVYKVFHNSTTNEYKLLTTKINNGKSSNYSYRFYKFTVGDKENPITLERTYDDVILSAFSKNDKYLTLLSFESESKKTFIVKSIFDDKVDIKFKQIDLVNASKDTSSANSKYISTMALDNSCTKLALGFASGVINVVNLFDLTSTLLKWHIDTVLSLCFNSDATYLISGGWEKVISFWQLTTNNQQFLPRLNGVVIDCDILGNDKYYSLALQMADNISNSDFQLLLLNATDLQSKLAVNGPLPTFNSPVKNTVHPLSAIKSRASTTISNSSVSKKKFRKKLLKSKKQDYTNVATINPVSKQLFFPHTSAVQIYDFYKNEQVAYQYLAQGVNTAMGKVRYELNIKDPVINDIKFTQNGKWMLTYEVAFPPEDLLSSKDLTYCLKFWTKNDTEAEWRLVTKVLNPHGLNAPITKIIQAPATVNNSEACITSDNNGGLKYWAYDNHEKNWCLKNVALPFYNNYSNSVSLAWSQDGSLIFHGFEDKFTIIDFETFKKLDQVSQNENDRFTTEMNLDSEIQSIKVVNESTVIIATQTAFSSFDLLKGVFVNSFDIYPFTQGVYKNGHLDRLISCDEESGKIAIAINEHTPDNGSSDINYKSRIIIFNSDLSEKTGIFTHNNYVSWLSWNYDTDFIFLDIGCKLGMVGTTVNSEMLDEVNNEKASRTSVNDNNFSVRLSKLTSLKNSLNAGQDKYKKESSAIEVDMDDEDSKLEFINGDNKEGIINMSSFTSMFDNIQNIQMETLFDRVMKVIL, from the coding sequence ATGAGTTCCAATGTGTATCaacaatataaattatcCGTGGTATCTGGTGGTAAACCAATAGTTCCACACATTTTCAACTCAAGTAGTTCAAAGAAGAGTGTCACTTGTCTAACTCATAATGAATTAGATTATATTGTTCCAtttaataatcaaattaaaatctaTTCTATCGAGACAAGACAATGcataaaaaatttgaagttCGCTAATAATGAAACACTATCTCAGATATTTTCTGGTCAAGATGataattttgttgttgataTTAAACTGAACAACTTACTAAAGAACCAAACGGAAAATTCAATCGatgaatcaaataaaataattactATCTTCTCAAATCATGGTTACATATTTGCTGTTAATTACAAAGGGAAAATGATTGAAAAACctgaaaatatcaaattgtCGTtggaagaagatgaagaagttTATAAAGTATTCCACAATTCAACAACAAATGAGTATAAATTGTTAactacaaaaataaataatggaAAATCATCAAATTACAGTTACAGATTTTACAAATTTACTGTGGGTGATAAGGAAAACCCAATAACTTTAGAACGTACATACGATGATGTCATATTATCAGCATTTTccaaaaatgataaatatttgacTTTATTATCCTTTGAGTCTGAATCGAAAAAAActtttattgttaaatCTATCTTTGATGATAAGGTGgatatcaaatttaaacaaattGACCTTGTAAATGCTTCAAAGGATACCTCATCAGCAAACTCAAAGTACATATCTACTATGGCATTAGACAATTCCTGTACAAAATTGGCATTAGGGTTTGCATCTGGTGTCATTAATGTTGTAAACCTATTTGATTTAACTAGTACTTTATTAAAATGGCATATTGACACAGTTTTGTCTTTATGTTTTAACAGCGATGCTACCTATTTGATTTCTGGTGGTTGGGAAAAAGTAATCAGTTTTTGGCAATTGACAACTAATAACCAACAGTTTTTGCCACGTTTAAATGGTGTTGTCATCGATTGTGACATTTTAGGcaatgataaatattacTCATTAGCATTACAAATGGCAGACaatatttctaattctGACTTCCAGTTACTGTTATTGAATGCAACTGATTTACAGTCTAAATTGGCTGTCAATGGTCCATTACCCACTTTTAATAGTCCTGTAAAAAATACTGTTCATCCGCTTTCTGCTATTAAATCAAGAGCATCAACCACTATTTCCAATTCCTCTGTgtcaaaaaagaaatttagAAAGAAGTTACTAAAATCTAAGAAACAAGATTACACAAATGTTGCCACTATAAATCCAGTAAGCAAGCAATTATTCTTTCCACATACTTCTGCTGTCCAAATATATGacttttataaaaatgaacaaGTAGCATACCAATATTTAGCACAAGGTGTTAATACAGCCATGGGTAAGGTAAGATACGAATTAAACATCAAAGATCCCGttataaatgatattaaatttacaCAGAATGGTAAATGGATGCTTACTTATGAAGTAGCATTTCCACCAGAGGATTTGTTATCATCAAAGGATTTAACTTATTGTTTGAAGTTCTGGACAAAAAATGATACGGAAGCAGAATGGCGTTTAGTTACTAAAGTATTAAATCCTCATGGATTAAATGCTccaataacaaaaataatacagGCACCAGCTACGGTCAATAATTCTGAAGCATGTATCACTTCTGATAATAATGGTGGACTAAAATATTGGGCTTATGATAACcatgaaaaaaattggtGTTTAAAGAATGTCGCGCTTCCATTCTATAATAATTACAGTAACTCCGTTTCTTTGGCCTGGTCTCAAGATGGTAGTTTAATATTCCATGgttttgaagataaatttacaattatagattttgaaactttcaaaaaattagaCCAAGTTTCCCAGAACGAGAACGATAGATTTACTACGGAGATGAATTTAGATTCTGAAATACAGTCCATCAAAGTCGTTAATGAGTCCACAGTAATTATAGCTACCCAAACAGCCTTCTCTTCCTTTGACTTATTAAAAGGTGTATTTGTTAATAGCTTTGATATTTATCCTTTTACCCAAGGTGTTTACAAAAATGGCCATTTAGATAGATTGATTAGTTGCGATGAAGAGAGTGGAAAGATCGCTATTGCCATAAATGAACACACCCCCGACAATGGCAGCTCTGacattaattataaatcaagaatcatcatctttaatTCTGATTTATCAGAAAAGACTGGCATATTTACCCATAATAATTATGTCTCATGGTTATCCTGGAATTATGACactgattttatttttttggatATTGGCTGTAAATTAGGTATGGTTGGTACCACTGTCAATTCAGAAATGTTGGATGaagttaataatgaaaaagcATCAAGAACATCTGttaatgacaataatttttcagtcCGTTTAAGTAAGTTAActtctttgaaaaattcattaaatgcTGGTCAagataaatacaaaaagGAATCTAGTGCGATCGAAGTGGATATGGATGATGAGGATTCTAAACTGGAATTCATTAATGGTGATAATAAAGAAGGCATTATTAACATGAGCAGCTTCACGAGTATGTTTGATAACATACAGAATATTCAAATGGAGACGTTGTTCGATCGTGTCATGAAAGTTATCTTATAA
- the RPB10 gene encoding DNA-directed RNA polymerase core subunit RPB10 (similar to Saccharomyces cerevisiae RPB10 (YOR210W); ancestral locus Anc_8.627), producing MIVPVRCFSCGKVVGDKWESYLNMLQEDELDEGTALSRLGLKRYCCRRMILTHVDLIEKFLRYNPLEKRD from the coding sequence ATGATTGTTCCAGTTAGATGTTTTTCATGTGGTAAGGTTGTTGGTGACAAATGGGAAAGTTATCTAAACATGTTACAAGAAGATGAGTTAGATGAAGGTACTGCATTATCAAGATTGGGTTTAAAAAGATACTGTTGTAGAAGAATGATTCTAACCCATGTTGATCTAATCGAGAAGTTTTTAAGATACAACCCATTAGAAAAAAGAGATTAG